One uncultured Alphaproteobacteria bacterium genomic region harbors:
- the cheY gene encoding chemotaxis regulator transmitting signal to flagellar motor component (Evidence 2a : Function of homologous gene experimentally demonstrated in an other organism; PubMedId : 10731410, 10748173, 11023787, 11359578, 1390767, 1869568, 2689446, 3280143, 3510184, 6090423, 8176739, 8354264, 9437425, 9560203, 9636149, 9687492, 9761838, 9761905; Product type r : regulator): MAVDKNMRILIVDDYKTMLRIIRNLLKQLGFNNIDEATDGSMALQMLRSGTAYGLVISDWNMEPMTGLQLLREVRADAGLKALPFIMVTAESKTENVIAAKEAGVSNYIVKPFNAETLKTKMSSVLGDF; this comes from the coding sequence ATGGCAGTTGACAAGAATATGCGCATCCTCATCGTCGACGATTACAAGACGATGCTGCGCATCATCCGCAATTTGTTGAAGCAGCTCGGCTTCAACAATATCGACGAGGCGACCGACGGAAGCATGGCATTGCAGATGCTGCGCTCGGGAACCGCCTATGGTCTCGTGATCTCCGACTGGAACATGGAGCCGATGACCGGGCTTCAGCTCCTGCGAGAGGTGCGCGCCGACGCGGGCCTGAAGGCCCTGCCGTTCATCATGGTCACCGCGGAAAGCAAGACCGAGAACGTGATCGCGGCGAAGGAGGCGGGCGTCTCCAACTACATCGTCAAGCCGTTCAACGCCGAAACGCTCAAGACCAAGATGTCGAGCGTGTTGGGGGACTTCTAG
- a CDS encoding putative Chemotaxis MotB protein (Evidence 3 : Function proposed based on presence of conserved amino acid motif, structural feature or limited homology) → MTDPRILTQWEGGAIDARPPVEVRTSWMLTFADVVSLLLTFFVLLFALSGVQTERFRNVADALSRALNPPLAAAPTGAAIRNVGRAPAAPGADLGYLASLFEAVLRDAPELAAADVVLEDDRLLLRLPANAVFVPGSPMLAPPARRAVAALAEALAGIDNRIAVTVSGAGASAATLETSLARAAGLANALRAGGVDRPVRAVARIGAAAVDIVISPDKGSAP, encoded by the coding sequence ATGACCGATCCCCGCATCCTCACCCAGTGGGAGGGCGGCGCGATCGACGCCCGGCCGCCGGTCGAAGTCCGCACCTCGTGGATGCTGACCTTCGCCGACGTGGTGTCGCTGCTGCTCACCTTCTTCGTGCTGCTGTTCGCGTTGTCGGGAGTGCAGACGGAGCGGTTCCGGAACGTCGCCGACGCCCTCTCGCGCGCCCTCAATCCACCGCTCGCCGCCGCGCCCACCGGCGCCGCGATCCGCAACGTCGGCCGCGCGCCCGCCGCGCCGGGGGCGGACCTCGGCTATCTCGCCAGTCTGTTCGAGGCGGTGTTGCGCGATGCGCCGGAGCTTGCCGCGGCCGACGTCGTCCTCGAAGACGATCGCCTGCTGCTGCGCTTGCCCGCGAACGCGGTGTTCGTGCCCGGTTCGCCGATGCTCGCGCCGCCCGCCCGCCGGGCGGTGGCGGCGCTCGCCGAGGCGCTCGCGGGGATCGACAACCGCATCGCCGTGACGGTCTCCGGCGCGGGTGCATCCGCTGCGACGCTGGAAACGTCGCTGGCGCGCGCCGCGGGCCTCGCCAACGCGCTGCGTGCGGGCGGGGTGGACCGGCCGGTCCGCGCCGTCGCGCGGATCGGCGCGGCGGCGGTCGACATCGTGATTTCGCCGGACAAGGGAAGCGCGCCGTGA
- a CDS encoding Chemotaxis protein, translated as MNHDDAEIALQKRLDLIRAARGNAVPLEDVAEVVRAILDTMSGEISAKDLHVYNELEALARIIRETKQEIAEIRPEEIKDEFLPTAADELDAIVQSTETAANAILDAVESIEAVIPAVDAAAGEALSNATMAIYEGCNFQDLTGQRISKVVNTLKRIEERVNTLISAFGPDLEAVAEGLAGEAAAAVAGADADAALLNGPQHPETASSQDEIDRLLASLG; from the coding sequence ATGAACCACGACGACGCTGAAATCGCCTTGCAGAAAAGGCTCGACCTGATCCGGGCGGCACGCGGCAACGCGGTGCCGCTCGAGGACGTCGCCGAGGTGGTGCGCGCGATTCTCGACACCATGAGCGGCGAGATCAGCGCCAAGGATCTGCACGTCTACAACGAGCTCGAGGCTCTCGCGCGGATCATCCGCGAGACCAAGCAGGAGATCGCCGAGATCCGCCCGGAGGAGATCAAGGACGAATTCCTGCCCACCGCCGCCGACGAACTCGACGCGATCGTCCAGTCCACCGAGACCGCCGCGAACGCGATTCTCGACGCGGTGGAATCGATCGAGGCGGTGATCCCCGCCGTCGACGCCGCGGCGGGGGAGGCGCTCTCCAACGCCACCATGGCGATCTACGAGGGGTGCAACTTCCAGGACCTCACCGGGCAGCGCATCTCCAAGGTGGTCAATACCCTGAAGCGCATCGAGGAGCGCGTGAACACCTTGATTTCCGCGTTCGGCCCCGATCTCGAGGCGGTGGCGGAAGGGCTTGCCGGGGAAGCCGCCGCGGCGGTCGCCGGGGCGGATGCCGACGCCGCCTTGCTCAACGGTCCGCAGCATCCCGAGACCGCATCCAGCCAGGACGAGATCGACCGGCTGCTCGCCAGCCTCGGCTGA
- a CDS encoding hypothetical protein (Evidence 5 : No homology to any previously reported sequences) gives MTPAALTGYREPADAAPREGATVALFLALYLVLLAFFILLVAMSEGHSHKSREILEGLNSRFASRDAPGGETPSFASDLGRVVSPAEFLDAVTRVYETAIPAARIEEIVPGRVMQLSLHVDALFAHDTEILRPAQRRAFAELVASLSAPPPGLRYVVEAAFGVAEPEDLLPVASNRAARRAAIVAAAFAEEGAPPGTAAAAVEPGDPLAARLVFRVEDARGAP, from the coding sequence GTGACACCGGCCGCACTCACGGGATATCGCGAACCCGCCGATGCCGCGCCGCGCGAGGGTGCGACGGTGGCGCTGTTCCTTGCGCTCTATCTCGTGCTGCTGGCGTTCTTCATCCTTCTGGTGGCGATGTCCGAGGGGCATTCCCACAAAAGCCGCGAGATTCTCGAAGGGCTCAACAGCCGGTTCGCGTCCCGCGACGCTCCGGGCGGCGAAACCCCGAGCTTCGCCTCCGACCTCGGGCGGGTGGTTTCCCCCGCCGAATTTCTCGATGCCGTGACCCGGGTCTACGAAACCGCGATCCCGGCCGCGCGGATCGAGGAGATCGTGCCCGGCCGGGTGATGCAGCTGTCCCTCCACGTCGACGCGCTGTTCGCGCACGACACCGAAATCCTGCGTCCGGCGCAGCGCCGCGCCTTCGCCGAGCTGGTGGCGTCGCTCTCCGCGCCGCCGCCGGGGCTGCGCTACGTGGTCGAGGCGGCGTTCGGCGTCGCCGAGCCGGAAGACCTGCTGCCGGTGGCATCCAACCGCGCCGCGCGCCGCGCCGCGATCGTCGCCGCGGCGTTCGCCGAGGAAGGCGCGCCGCCGGGAACCGCGGCCGCGGCGGTGGAACCGGGCGACCCGCTGGCGGCGCGACTGGTGTTCCGCGTCGAGGACGCGCGGGGGGCGCCATGA
- a CDS encoding conserved exported hypothetical protein (Evidence 4 : Homologs of previously reported genes of unknown function), which produces MARAPRFGIPKFRILPLFILVGALMFGARVGSLWQIGTGHAPPEAQPEPPVFSQAFAQSASDAAPTAAPEPAQPLPGLSGQAAYSQSEIEVLQNLAARRAELDKRERELDQRLAVLSAAEAQIDAKIQKLREIQTTIEGLIEKHDDQENQKIENLVKIYTAMKPKDAARIFEQMDMPILIQVIKGMKERVSAAILSNMSPDRANAVTTELATQSRLPADLVGDTGVKR; this is translated from the coding sequence ATGGCCCGCGCTCCCCGTTTCGGCATCCCGAAGTTCCGCATCCTGCCGCTGTTCATTCTCGTCGGCGCGCTGATGTTCGGCGCCCGCGTCGGCAGTCTTTGGCAGATCGGCACCGGCCATGCGCCGCCGGAGGCCCAGCCGGAGCCGCCGGTGTTCTCCCAGGCGTTCGCCCAGAGCGCGTCCGACGCGGCTCCGACGGCCGCGCCCGAACCCGCCCAGCCGCTTCCCGGACTGTCCGGTCAGGCCGCCTACAGCCAGTCGGAAATCGAGGTTCTTCAAAACCTTGCGGCGCGCCGTGCGGAGCTCGACAAGCGCGAGCGCGAACTCGACCAGCGCCTCGCGGTGCTTTCCGCCGCCGAGGCGCAGATCGACGCCAAGATTCAAAAGCTGCGCGAGATTCAAACCACTATTGAAGGCCTGATCGAAAAACACGATGATCAGGAAAATCAGAAGATCGAAAATCTGGTGAAAATCTACACGGCGATGAAACCCAAGGATGCCGCCCGCATCTTCGAGCAGATGGACATGCCGATCCTGATCCAGGTGATCAAGGGGATGAAGGAGCGGGTGTCGGCGGCGATCCTCTCGAACATGTCGCCGGATCGCGCCAACGCGGTGACGACGGAGCTCGCGACGCAAAGCCGCCTGCCCGCCGACCTCGTCGGCGACACGGGGGTGAAACGGTAA
- the speE gene encoding spermidine synthase (putrescine aminopropyltransferase) (Evidence 2a : Function of homologous gene experimentally demonstrated in an other organism; PubMedId : 3526348; Product type e : enzyme), with protein sequence MVTRFVEALYPDWRQTFENVRLLHRETTPFQELAVYETPGFGTLLALDGVVQTTTADEFVYHEMIVHPAFVAHGAARAVLVVGGGDGGCLREILKHPVERVVLAEIDARVVEVSKTFLPGLSAGAFDDPRVEVRIGDGLAYVAETQEKFDVIVVDSTDPEGPGEALFTEAFYADCARILNPRGVVVTQSGVPFRQPRGLALSYRRLKSAFADVTFAACAVPTYVGGVMALGWASQDPSLRRLGVESLRTVAAARGLATRYYTPEVHLAAFALPRYIQELLVP encoded by the coding sequence GTGGTGACACGGTTCGTCGAGGCGCTCTATCCCGACTGGCGACAGACGTTCGAGAACGTGCGCCTGTTGCATCGGGAAACCACGCCGTTCCAGGAGCTCGCGGTCTACGAGACCCCGGGCTTCGGCACGCTTCTGGCGCTCGACGGCGTGGTCCAGACCACCACCGCCGACGAGTTCGTCTATCACGAGATGATCGTGCATCCGGCGTTCGTCGCCCACGGCGCCGCCAGGGCGGTGCTGGTGGTGGGCGGCGGCGACGGCGGCTGCCTGCGCGAGATCCTCAAACATCCGGTCGAGCGGGTCGTTCTCGCCGAGATCGACGCACGGGTGGTGGAGGTGTCGAAGACCTTCCTGCCCGGCCTGTCGGCGGGCGCGTTCGACGACCCCAGGGTCGAGGTGCGGATCGGCGACGGCCTTGCCTACGTCGCCGAGACGCAAGAGAAATTCGACGTGATCGTGGTGGATTCCACAGATCCGGAGGGGCCGGGGGAAGCGCTGTTCACCGAAGCCTTCTACGCCGATTGCGCGCGCATTCTCAATCCGCGCGGCGTGGTGGTGACGCAGTCGGGGGTGCCGTTCCGGCAGCCGCGCGGCCTCGCGCTGTCGTATCGCCGGTTGAAATCGGCGTTCGCCGACGTCACCTTCGCCGCCTGCGCGGTACCCACCTACGTCGGCGGGGTGATGGCCCTCGGCTGGGCGTCGCAGGACCCGTCGCTCCGGCGTCTCGGAGTCGAGAGTCTGCGCACGGTCGCCGCGGCCCGCGGCCTCGCCACGCGCTACTACACGCCGGAAGTTCATCTGGCCGCGTTCGCATTGCCGCGGTACATTCAGGAGCTTTTGGTACCCTGA
- the fliM gene encoding Flagellar motor switch protein FliM has protein sequence MAEDKGRSAADEDALMAEWEAMADDKPADGKPDDVAAEWESMLGGDGEAAETDLMTNVSGRESARVLNQDEIDSLLGFDGSADSDQNRSGIQAILNSGMVSYERLPMLEVVFDRLVRMMSTSLRNFTSDNVEVSLDNLVSLRFGDYLNSIPLPAMLAVFKAEEWDNFGLLTVDSSLIYSIVDVLLGGRRGTAAMRIEGRPYTTIERNLVERMIHVVLADLSAAFDPLSPVAFRFDRLETNPRFATISRPSNAAIVAKLRIDMEDRGGRLELLLPYATLEPVRELLLQMFMGEKFGRDSIWEIHLMEELWQTEVELEAVLDQQYLPLYSVLNMEVGTRLMFNATPDSRVVMRCGDVPMWAGRMGRKGNHIAICLDEKIKRKRNG, from the coding sequence ATGGCGGAGGACAAGGGACGCAGCGCGGCGGACGAGGACGCCCTGATGGCCGAATGGGAGGCCATGGCCGACGACAAGCCCGCCGACGGCAAGCCCGACGACGTCGCCGCCGAGTGGGAGTCGATGCTGGGCGGCGACGGCGAAGCCGCCGAAACCGACCTGATGACCAACGTCTCGGGGCGCGAATCCGCCCGCGTGCTGAACCAGGACGAAATCGACAGCCTGCTCGGCTTCGACGGCAGCGCGGATTCCGATCAGAACCGTTCGGGCATCCAGGCGATCCTCAATTCCGGCATGGTCTCCTACGAGCGTCTGCCGATGCTCGAGGTGGTGTTCGACCGCCTGGTGCGCATGATGTCGACGTCGTTGCGCAACTTCACCTCCGACAACGTCGAGGTCTCGCTCGACAACCTCGTCAGCCTGCGCTTCGGCGACTATCTCAACTCGATCCCGCTGCCCGCGATGCTCGCGGTGTTCAAGGCCGAGGAGTGGGACAACTTCGGCCTGCTCACCGTCGATTCCTCGCTGATCTATTCGATCGTCGACGTGCTGCTCGGCGGGCGTCGCGGCACCGCGGCGATGCGCATCGAGGGCCGCCCCTACACCACCATCGAGCGCAACCTCGTGGAGCGGATGATCCACGTGGTGCTGGCCGACCTCTCGGCGGCGTTCGATCCGCTGTCGCCGGTCGCCTTCCGCTTCGACCGACTGGAAACCAACCCGCGGTTCGCGACGATCTCGCGCCCGTCCAACGCCGCGATCGTCGCCAAGCTCCGCATCGACATGGAAGACCGCGGCGGCCGCCTCGAACTGCTGCTGCCGTACGCCACCCTCGAACCCGTCCGCGAACTGCTGCTGCAGATGTTCATGGGCGAGAAGTTCGGCCGCGACTCGATCTGGGAAATTCACCTGATGGAGGAGCTGTGGCAGACCGAGGTGGAGTTGGAGGCGGTGCTGGACCAGCAGTACCTGCCGCTCTACTCGGTGCTCAACATGGAGGTCGGCACCCGCCTGATGTTCAACGCCACGCCGGACTCCCGCGTGGTGATGCGCTGCGGCGACGTGCCGATGTGGGCGGGCCGGATGGGACGCAAGGGCAACCATATCGCGATCTGCCTCGACGAGAAGATCAAGCGCAAGCGTAACGGGTGA
- a CDS encoding Flagellar biosynthesis protein FliL encodes MAEDYEDDVEDGAPAPSKSGGKKKLIILVVLPLLLIVGAAAGAYFTGLADPLVAMLGGGGKTEEAAAEHADAGKPLAPPVFYELPEMLVNLNPGQGRRPSILKMKVRLELAAATDTPKIEAMLPRIVDSFQVYLRELRVEDLQGAAGMYRLREELMMRVNRVAAPAKINDVLFQDVLVQ; translated from the coding sequence ATGGCCGAAGACTACGAAGACGACGTCGAGGACGGCGCGCCCGCGCCCTCCAAATCCGGCGGAAAGAAGAAACTGATCATTCTCGTCGTCCTGCCTCTGCTGCTGATCGTCGGCGCGGCGGCGGGCGCGTACTTCACCGGCCTCGCCGATCCGCTGGTGGCGATGCTGGGCGGCGGCGGCAAGACCGAAGAGGCCGCGGCCGAGCATGCCGACGCGGGCAAGCCGCTGGCGCCGCCGGTGTTCTACGAGTTGCCCGAGATGCTGGTGAACCTCAATCCCGGGCAGGGCCGCCGCCCGTCGATTCTGAAGATGAAGGTGCGCCTGGAACTCGCCGCGGCCACCGACACGCCGAAGATCGAGGCGATGCTGCCGCGCATCGTCGACAGCTTCCAGGTCTACCTGCGCGAGTTGCGCGTCGAGGACCTGCAGGGCGCGGCGGGCATGTACCGCCTGCGCGAGGAGCTGATGATGCGCGTCAACCGCGTGGCCGCTCCGGCCAAGATCAACGACGTCCTGTTCCAGGACGTGCTGGTGCAGTGA
- the speH gene encoding S-adenosylmethionine decarboxylase proenzyme translates to MKHASLATQLGMNSEKDLRDSQNGSVSSLAGRPAGARLWPAVDNENDYFVERDGVKFAGTHLIIDLWGATNLDRLDIVEQTLTAAAEEAGATILHTHLHHFTPNGGISGVLVLAESHISIHTWPERNYAALDVFMCGACDPYKCIPKLREAFHPAHITLNEHKRGMTTW, encoded by the coding sequence ATGAAACATGCTTCTCTGGCCACCCAACTGGGGATGAACTCGGAAAAGGATCTGAGAGACTCCCAAAACGGTTCGGTTAGTTCCCTCGCGGGTCGTCCCGCGGGGGCTCGGTTGTGGCCTGCTGTCGACAACGAGAACGACTATTTCGTCGAGCGCGACGGCGTGAAATTCGCCGGGACGCATCTGATCATCGACCTTTGGGGGGCGACCAATCTCGATCGCCTCGATATCGTCGAGCAGACCCTGACCGCCGCGGCCGAGGAGGCCGGGGCGACGATCCTTCACACGCACCTTCACCACTTCACGCCCAACGGCGGGATTTCGGGTGTGCTGGTGCTGGCCGAGAGCCACATCTCGATCCATACCTGGCCGGAACGCAACTACGCGGCGCTCGACGTGTTCATGTGCGGCGCGTGCGACCCCTACAAGTGCATTCCCAAGCTGCGGGAAGCCTTCCACCCGGCGCATATCACCCTGAACGAGCACAAGCGCGGGATGACGACGTGGTGA
- a CDS encoding conserved hypothetical protein (Evidence 4 : Homologs of previously reported genes of unknown function), which translates to MSPTVLLDVVIVALLVPTIVYAVILNRRLDALRRNRDDLGRMILAFNEATVRAEAGIPKMKRAVEEVGETLRESMEKAQGLRDDLAFMTERADSMANRLEAHLREARGALKGTGETFSAAELPEPLGMDKVRETGEAARVVGGIAPGPTLLSALLSEDDFVGHEEERSVAERQLLRAIQASR; encoded by the coding sequence ATGTCGCCGACCGTGCTGCTCGATGTCGTGATCGTCGCCCTCCTGGTGCCGACGATCGTCTATGCGGTGATCCTCAACCGTCGTCTCGATGCGCTGCGCCGCAACCGCGACGACCTGGGGCGGATGATCCTCGCCTTCAACGAGGCGACGGTGCGTGCCGAGGCGGGCATTCCGAAGATGAAGCGCGCGGTCGAGGAAGTCGGCGAAACCCTGCGCGAATCGATGGAGAAGGCGCAGGGCCTGCGCGACGATCTGGCGTTCATGACCGAGCGTGCGGACTCGATGGCCAACCGCCTCGAAGCCCACCTGCGCGAGGCGCGCGGCGCGCTCAAGGGGACGGGAGAGACCTTTTCCGCCGCCGAGCTGCCGGAGCCGCTCGGCATGGACAAGGTGCGCGAAACCGGCGAGGCGGCGCGCGTCGTCGGCGGCATCGCGCCGGGCCCGACGCTGCTCTCGGCGCTGCTGTCGGAGGACGACTTCGTCGGCCACGAGGAGGAACGCTCGGTCGCCGAGCGGCAACTCCTGCGTGCCATCCAGGCCTCGCGCTGA
- a CDS encoding conserved exported hypothetical protein (Evidence 4 : Homologs of previously reported genes of unknown function) — translation MIRLLRLCAFALLLLLPGIAEAAELRAGIHDDFGRIVVEWPQAVRYSARIDGNRLIVEFDRPLDADPAELVPRLPAYLRAARREDGGRRVVFDLRGPTALAAQTFGTSVVLDLSKPARTQPPAPAAQAEPTVPVRVGIHPEYTRVVFDWPRRAGYTVSFADGRATVRFDAPGRIDVAQLRADLPDAFKDAREESRAPLAVSLPAAAAPKHFRAGTGGRAIAVDLRPPGAAVAPPPTAKPEPKPEAGAAPAAPPKPEAKQPAAAPAKPEAKTPAAAPPPAEGEAPQGQVVSLSFSWDQPTGVAVFRRAGYVWIVFDRPHSVDLPLLRRLGKGVVEDIEQFPSGRATIVRVLVPPAVNPSLRREGLLWIVDFMVQPLRPLRSIDVQPQMAATGGPRLFLPLAEGGLPVPVVDPEVGDTMTVVPVIPLGYGVSPERRYVDAVLPATAQGVVVVPRADDVEVTSNRNGVEIARRGGGLRISGPGSAAAALAGTTAETPISKVFDLGVWIAGGDATFVADRRQLYDKIITADPSRRNSARMDLARFYLAHGYDAEALGVLRAISGDDPKVAEQPGFLAVRGAANYLIHRPEEALADLSNESLAASNEAQFWRALAALAIAQPRDKAELADAVLKVRAAAPVLKDYPARLRTRLALDAGEALANAGDDVGVRNFLELAKRDDPSVQEQAEALYLTGRMHASQGALDSAVEDFRRTEDTMVRPFRARAAYDRIVLMHKMGKLSDAEAIDGLDRLRFAWRGDDFEYKLLKTLAELNLQAKRYGDGLRVLKQMAGYFRQSPGANDVTELMRTTFRELYLNNRADDMPPVRAIALFEEFRELTPTGPDGDEMIRKLADRLVGVDLLDQAAQLLDHQVQTRLQGVEKARVGARLALVQLLNQQPALALAALKSSEAPGVPADLARQRELLRGRALADLGQTDAALKLLAAETGDDANLLKAEIQWRKQDWAGAADALSRTIRVPETGTQMSPVMRQRVLQWVTALRLSDQRRDIAQVRRDYLPYMNATPEFDAFNLLTNRTAAGLIDMAAVEEQIKQAENFRSFLGEYKTRMQQSGLSAIN, via the coding sequence GTGATCCGTCTGTTGCGCCTGTGCGCGTTCGCCCTGTTGTTGCTGCTGCCCGGGATCGCCGAAGCGGCGGAGTTGCGTGCGGGGATTCACGACGACTTCGGCCGGATCGTCGTCGAGTGGCCCCAGGCGGTGCGTTACTCCGCGCGGATCGACGGCAACCGGCTGATCGTCGAATTCGACCGGCCGCTCGATGCCGACCCGGCGGAGCTGGTGCCGCGTCTGCCCGCCTATCTGCGCGCCGCGCGGCGGGAGGACGGCGGTCGTCGCGTCGTCTTCGACCTGCGCGGCCCGACCGCGCTCGCCGCGCAGACCTTCGGCACCTCGGTGGTGCTCGATCTCTCGAAGCCGGCGCGGACGCAGCCGCCCGCTCCGGCGGCGCAGGCGGAGCCGACGGTGCCGGTGCGGGTCGGCATTCATCCCGAATACACCCGCGTGGTGTTCGATTGGCCGCGGCGCGCCGGATATACGGTGAGCTTCGCCGACGGCCGCGCCACGGTGCGGTTCGACGCGCCGGGGCGGATCGACGTCGCGCAGCTCCGCGCCGACCTGCCCGACGCCTTCAAGGACGCCCGCGAGGAGAGCCGCGCACCGCTCGCGGTTTCGCTGCCCGCCGCCGCCGCGCCCAAGCATTTCCGCGCCGGAACCGGCGGCCGCGCGATCGCCGTCGATCTCCGGCCGCCGGGGGCGGCCGTCGCGCCGCCGCCCACCGCGAAGCCGGAGCCCAAGCCGGAAGCCGGAGCCGCTCCGGCCGCTCCGCCGAAGCCCGAGGCGAAACAGCCCGCAGCCGCACCGGCGAAACCCGAAGCGAAGACGCCCGCCGCCGCGCCGCCGCCCGCCGAGGGCGAGGCGCCGCAGGGCCAGGTGGTGAGCCTGAGCTTCTCGTGGGATCAGCCGACCGGCGTCGCGGTGTTCCGCCGCGCCGGATACGTGTGGATCGTCTTCGACCGGCCGCATTCGGTGGACCTGCCGCTGCTGCGGCGTCTCGGCAAGGGCGTGGTCGAGGATATCGAGCAGTTTCCGAGCGGCCGCGCGACGATCGTGCGGGTGCTGGTGCCGCCTGCGGTCAATCCCAGCCTGCGCCGCGAGGGCCTGCTGTGGATCGTCGACTTCATGGTGCAGCCGCTCCGGCCGCTGCGCAGCATCGACGTGCAGCCGCAGATGGCGGCGACCGGCGGCCCGCGCTTGTTCCTGCCGCTCGCCGAGGGCGGTCTGCCGGTGCCGGTGGTCGATCCGGAGGTCGGCGACACCATGACGGTGGTGCCGGTGATCCCGCTCGGCTACGGCGTCTCGCCCGAACGCCGCTATGTCGACGCGGTGCTGCCCGCGACCGCGCAGGGCGTGGTGGTGGTGCCGCGCGCCGACGACGTCGAGGTCACGTCGAACCGCAACGGCGTCGAGATCGCGCGCCGCGGCGGCGGCCTGCGCATCTCCGGCCCCGGTTCGGCGGCGGCGGCGCTCGCGGGCACGACGGCGGAAACGCCGATCAGCAAGGTGTTCGACCTCGGCGTCTGGATCGCCGGCGGCGATGCGACCTTCGTCGCCGATCGCCGTCAACTCTACGACAAGATCATCACCGCCGATCCGTCGCGGCGCAATTCGGCGCGGATGGACCTCGCGCGCTTCTACCTCGCCCACGGATACGACGCCGAAGCCCTCGGGGTGTTGCGGGCGATTTCGGGAGACGATCCCAAGGTTGCCGAACAGCCCGGTTTCCTTGCCGTGCGCGGTGCGGCCAACTATCTGATCCACCGCCCCGAGGAGGCGCTCGCCGATCTCTCGAACGAAAGCCTGGCCGCGTCCAACGAGGCGCAGTTCTGGCGCGCGCTCGCGGCGCTCGCGATCGCCCAGCCGCGCGACAAGGCCGAGCTTGCCGACGCGGTGCTGAAGGTGCGCGCCGCGGCGCCGGTGCTCAAGGACTATCCGGCGCGGCTACGAACGCGTCTGGCGCTCGATGCGGGCGAGGCGCTCGCCAATGCGGGCGACGACGTCGGCGTGCGCAATTTCCTCGAACTCGCCAAACGCGACGATCCGTCGGTTCAGGAACAGGCCGAAGCCCTTTACCTCACCGGTCGGATGCACGCCTCCCAGGGCGCGCTCGACTCCGCGGTCGAGGACTTCCGTCGCACCGAGGACACGATGGTGCGGCCGTTCCGTGCCCGCGCCGCCTACGATCGCATCGTGCTGATGCACAAGATGGGCAAGCTCTCCGATGCCGAGGCGATCGACGGCCTCGACCGGCTGCGTTTCGCGTGGCGCGGCGACGACTTCGAATACAAGCTGCTGAAGACCCTGGCCGAGCTCAATCTCCAGGCGAAGCGCTACGGCGACGGCCTGCGCGTACTCAAGCAGATGGCCGGTTATTTCCGCCAGTCGCCGGGGGCGAACGACGTCACCGAGTTGATGCGCACCACCTTCCGCGAGCTCTACCTCAACAATCGCGCCGACGATATGCCGCCGGTGCGCGCGATCGCGCTGTTCGAGGAGTTCCGCGAGCTGACCCCGACCGGGCCGGACGGCGACGAGATGATCCGCAAGCTCGCCGATCGCCTCGTCGGCGTCGATCTGCTCGACCAGGCGGCGCAGCTCCTCGACCATCAGGTGCAGACCCGCCTGCAGGGGGTCGAGAAGGCCCGCGTCGGCGCGCGTCTGGCGTTGGTGCAACTCCTCAACCAGCAACCCGCGCTCGCGCTCGCCGCGCTCAAATCCTCCGAGGCGCCGGGCGTACCCGCCGACCTCGCTCGCCAGCGCGAACTCCTGCGCGGTCGCGCCCTCGCCGACCTCGGCCAGACCGACGCGGCGCTGAAGCTGCTCGCCGCCGAGACCGGCGACGACGCCAACTTGCTGAAGGCCGAGATCCAGTGGCGCAAGCAGGATTGGGCGGGGGCGGCGGATGCGCTCTCGCGCACCATCCGGGTGCCCGAAACCGGCACCCAGATGTCGCCGGTGATGCGCCAGCGGGTGTTGCAGTGGGTCACCGCGCTCCGGCTCTCCGACCAGCGCCGCGACATCGCGCAGGTGCGCCGCGACTATCTGCCCTATATGAACGCGACGCCGGAATTCGACGCCTTCAACCTGCTCACCAACCGCACCGCGGCCGGGCTGATCGACATGGCGGCGGTGGAGGAACAGATCAAACAGGCGGAGAATTTCCGGTCGTTCCTCGGCGAGTACAAGACTCGCATGCAGCAATCGGGGCTCTCGGCGATCAACTGA